In the Perca flavescens isolate YP-PL-M2 chromosome 10, PFLA_1.0, whole genome shotgun sequence genome, CGGCAGCGCACGAGCCCCCGGCTGGAGACCAGAGGTCAGGGTTGGGTATGAGGGGAACCCAACCCCAGGAGTTATGGAAGGAGCCGCTGTTAGGAGACCCATCCTGTGGCTCTGAAGGAAGTCCTGAGACATGTTCACCACAGGCCCCAAAGCCTGGGAGTCAGCTAGCGCCTGCAGCTGGGACAGGGAGGGGGAATGCTGGGAAAGGTGTGTGAAGCCGTTCGGCTGAAAGAGCAGCTGTGgtgtggaggaggtggaggaagaggaagaggctgGTCTCTGGATGGCTGACATTGGAGAGAGGTGAGAGGTCTGGGGATGAGACTGCAGAGAGGAGGGCCGGTGAGGAGGAGTGGATTTGGTCTTGTTGGCCTCCTTAACATCATTGTCATGAGCACTGTGGAAAGAAAAAAGGTACACGTCAAAAAAGATGAGAAATTAATCAACCACGGTGCGAACTACAGGGGAActcggctccccttaataagacatgggctcccctgaaaactTGATGGGGGACTCTAAAAGtattgacaatgtgtcattttgacgtgcaatttctgttttgtgtaatgtgatcattgtggattattatgtgtaaaactgcaaaaatatcattcattcattcatgcatgatcGCGATTTAAACttaattcacttcaataaagataactacacatgctattcttgttatgagcatcaaggcgtggcggcgCAAATTCAACTCCTgtttagtaggctacatgttaactcaaagattcgcagaaaaaatataaacggaGGCCATTAATTGgcgcgcaaagtccttgaaatccattctgcagtaagcatcatatagccatggcaaaaagaaaataaggtagtttaattaattttggttttactaagaaattgtgtagcgatgatGTTAATAGCACGACTaattcacctgctgcaagccctgttagcacaTCTCCCAccggggtgacaacgcaagaagaagctgaagaaataatgtcctctctggctgaagatgatccttacccctcttgctcctctctcccccgttaaattggaacagccagcagtggagagactggaagagcccatatacatggctgtttgttaaggatggaagcttggggtgtgtcgctaaggtctaattgaacggaggaattatggtatcttcggtagcctgagtaactttaaccgttgttcatgtgaaatctcaaagtaTCTTTGTAAATCGCACGCAGAGATTGGTCCGTACCAATCCTTTTTATTCCCACACAATTAGTGTGAACATGTGCAAACAACTACActtaaacatgcacacaaataaacacacagccGCTGACCAAAAAATGTGCAACTTAATTACAGTTATCAAATTACACAGCACTGAGGCTAATTAACTGGGATTATCAGATGGACGGGTTTGTCAGATGATACAAACATAAGCCTCCACTGGTTTAAGCACAGCTATTTTATAATCCAAAACCATGGCAACCAAAACCATAGAGAGTTAGGGGCCTTAATGTCATCTACCTTGAGTTGCCCACTACACTTCAAGAGGTGTGTCTGCCAGCCTGGTTTATGTTAGAACTTTTCTCTCTACTTGAGTGTgcttttgagtgtgtgtgtgtgtgtgtgtgtgtgtgtgtgtgtgtgtgtgtgtgtgtgtgtgtgtgtgtgtcgttcgTGTGCGTGCGTGACTTACAGCAGCATGAGCTCAATGCACTGGGTGAGGTGGTCCCAGGTGTAGCCTGTTAGTAGATGCAGAGCAGTCGTCCAGCTTGGGGAAATCTGAAGGCAAATACGAGATGCTGCCACACATGCAGCAGCAACCTGGGATGGTCGGAAACTCAGGAAGGCGTGGTCTAGAAGAACCCAGAGACAAGTTTCGTAAATTATTTGATCCAACTTACACCACCAAGCTAATAAATTCCTGTCCAACACCTCTGGAACAAACAATGAAGCAAAGTCCAGTTCACCTTTCTCCTCGTAAACCCACCTTGCAAAGAGACTTCCAGAAAATAGTGAGTGTATTTATCCATGAAAGCCTTGGTcttggagagggaggagaggggccAGCCGTTGTATAGGTCGCCCTCCTGCACCGAGGCATGGAGGTAGTAGTCAATAAAGTGGGCAGGTGTGGGCATGCACAGGTTCCAGCCAAAGGTCTCGAGGAGCAGAAGCTCCATTTTGATCAGATCCTTCTTGTTGAGAACCAGGTTCAGGCTGCACATAAATCCCAGAGAGTTCAGCTGCTCCAGTTTGGGAACCCGGTCCTCCTTCTCCTCAAATTTACCTGCGAAGAAAGGAAAAGATGCAGTGAGGTTACTAAAAGTGATTAGTGCAATTCATATATAATTGACAGTTTGAGGAGACAAGAAAAGACAGACTTCCCATTCccatgaaaatgttatttttgcaGAGCTAAAACAATCCGACAATACaccaaaaaattttttttatatgcaatttattatttaggtcaattatcaagcaaaaatggcaCACATTCCAGTTCCTTAAATGTGTCCGTTTGTACatctttaaaaagtgaaaaattggGGGTTTTATACTATTGGTCGTACAAAAAAAGTCCAAATGTTTCccgtcaccttgggctctgggaaattgcgATAGGCATTTTCACTGACATTTTATACACAATTAATGGAttattcaaaaaaataaatcgatAATTGCAGCAAATTTATTGGTAAGActatttttggaaatcaaaGCCACTTGGGTCACACTTACTAACAATTGTGTCAATTAGCCAAATTGTCAACCACCTGTAGAACTTTATCTCTTTCAAggattattatattaaaaacatCCCCTGAAATAGATGAACTAGctttagaaaaaacaaaaaggagcaAGGAACATTTCAACAGAAAATAGTGTCTTGTTCAGAGCCAAAGTTCAAACCATCTTGATAGATCTATACAATGATACAATgaatatcatcatcatctgtaGCCACATGGAGCAGGTTTTTGGTCAGCACTAAAGAGCTTTAATCCAGCTTCGCACAAAACCTAACAAGCGCCTGCTAAGCATTAGCAATTAAATCAACTACTACTGAACATCTGGCTATAAAGCTAAGCTATTACACTAACAGGGAGAAATCACTCTAGGCTTACTGAGTGTAGGGCCACTTACTGTGGATTATACAAGTCTGACACTTTCTATGAAACAAACAGTCAGCTCAAtccctgtttttctgtttccctCACTCACTCCAGACATTACAGCAGTGCCATTATGGTGAGCCCCCTCCCCATCCCAAGATATCCTCCTTTCCATGGCAACAGCCCCGAGGCCTCAGGGGTCCATGTGACCAATGAAAGGGGGTGACTTTGCCTTTAATCCAAGGGTCCAACAGGCCTCCTCTGCTCAAATTTAAAGAATGAGGGCGAGAAGGGGTCAGGTTACCTCTAAAAAGCATGTGCCTTAACTACACACAGCTTTTAGTAGGACGATGTGGGGACTAGTAGACTTACAAGGTAACTGATAATTATAGCTCGGccatttctggattttttaGGCGGATATAAATATTTGAGAACACAACAATGATAGTAatgtttttagataaaacatttGACAACCATTGTTGACAAGGTTACACCAGCTATTTACATTCAATTGTCAAGCGAAGCTAAgtgaacttttaaaatgttgcaaagaaggaaaagaaatttTAGAAGTTGGCGCTATAGGCTATGCATGGCTGTAATCCGCCAGTAAACACAGTAGAAGTAGAGGTTGCAgaccagaaacaaaacaagtcaCCTTGGTAATCTAATCTGTATAGGCCAGTGGAGAGAAATGGAGTGTTCTTCaggaatttgttttgatttGGTAAGTTTTAATTGTTCTTCTCTTCAGCTAGTATTGGTCATGTCTCCTGATAttcagagacaaagacacattaTGGGAATTTCAGACTAGACGCCGACAGTGAAGCAGCTGATTGCGCACGTGAGTTGAACGTTTGCTACGTCAACTTATTCTGCAAAGGCTTTTCCAAATCCAGTTTAGCGAATgaactattttttaaattgctgacaaatactttacattaataaacaccttTCCTCATTACCTTTTACAACAACACTGTAGTATGTTATAAATCATTCATTAAGTGTTTACTGTTTATAATTGCTAAAAATGGTGATGCAAAGTAAAGTATTATTACTCATTGAGATGTACAGAgtgggacattttacagttggaaaaaaaaatttattagtgctgtctggtggacaaactatgtaatGGCAAAAGTTTCTAAATGTCCAGAAACATatctttggcatttctgtacGACGATACTGATATATGTGCAATAAACTGATATGACCCGACTGATTTATCTAACATCAGCTGTACAGAAA is a window encoding:
- the ccnjl gene encoding cyclin-J-like protein, producing MGKMERELQWWKGQLAADIHQSLRIKELKLPVYRAHSPQIGMRRYFADLLAILSNRYQLCPTARHLAVYLLDLFMDHYDVAVKQLYVIALSCLLLASKFEEKEDRVPKLEQLNSLGFMCSLNLVLNKKDLIKMELLLLETFGWNLCMPTPAHFIDYYLHASVQEGDLYNGWPLSSLSKTKAFMDKYTHYFLEVSLQDHAFLSFRPSQVAAACVAASRICLQISPSWTTALHLLTGYTWDHLTQCIELMLLAHDNDVKEANKTKSTPPHRPSSLQSHPQTSHLSPMSAIQRPASSSSSTSSTPQLLFQPNGFTHLSQHSPSLSQLQALADSQALGPVVNMSQDFLQSHRMGLLTAAPSITPGVGFPSYPTLTSGLQPGARALPLQGPISVQMALAAEPRHCLSMAYGGGYLGAHHTFTAGCFDR